One genomic window of Candidatus Kuenenia stuttgartiensis includes the following:
- a CDS encoding hemerythrin domain-containing protein — MTKLDPIVEFREDHRKVRDGLLELMEALQSKDVVTARKILGKINVAVGPHFRYEEETLYPALRVLLGEHVDQLIKEHDGVIATARSCAELLKKDSLTDEEAKKATTAARELLVHVSNCDGLSILSERLSKKEVDNLSEKLAAARKAGVPLLDWAETIRGK; from the coding sequence ATGACAAAGTTAGATCCAATTGTAGAATTTAGAGAAGACCACCGAAAGGTAAGGGACGGATTACTTGAATTAATGGAAGCCTTGCAATCAAAGGATGTTGTTACGGCAAGGAAAATACTTGGCAAAATAAACGTGGCTGTCGGCCCACATTTTCGATATGAGGAAGAAACTCTTTATCCCGCACTGCGGGTATTATTAGGCGAGCACGTAGACCAGTTAATAAAGGAGCATGATGGCGTAATAGCTACTGCCCGTTCTTGTGCTGAGCTATTAAAGAAGGATAGCCTGACAGATGAAGAGGCAAAAAAGGCGACCACGGCAGCAAGGGAGCTTTTAGTCCACGTCTCAAACTGTGACGGTTTGTCCATACTTTCCGAAAGATTGAGTAAAAAGGAAGTTGATAATTTAAGCGAGAAACTTGCTGCCGCAAGAAAGGCAGGCGTACCTTTACTGGATTGGGCAGAAACCATAAGAGGCAAATGA
- the folE gene encoding GTP cyclohydrolase I → MNENVIANKNNFLKVKKRQISDEQIRKFEGYAAEIFTTLGLNLNTAATKETPHRFINALIESTEGYDGDPKLVKVFETECRGGPDCRLSQIIEGPIRFFALCEHHCLPFYGVVYVGYISHEHIIGLSKLTRLVHLFSRRFEVQERIGQQIADTLNQLLLPHGVAVYIEAHHLCVEMRGVKEISSISRTTFWRGNYDGDPALRAEFLAACGKK, encoded by the coding sequence ATGAACGAGAATGTAATCGCTAACAAAAATAATTTTTTGAAGGTCAAAAAACGCCAGATCAGTGACGAACAAATCCGTAAATTTGAGGGATATGCCGCCGAGATATTTACCACGCTGGGGCTGAATTTGAATACCGCAGCCACAAAGGAAACGCCCCACCGTTTTATCAATGCTCTTATCGAGTCGACTGAGGGTTATGACGGCGATCCTAAATTAGTTAAGGTGTTTGAAACCGAGTGCCGCGGCGGGCCCGATTGTCGCCTGAGTCAGATAATCGAAGGCCCGATTCGCTTTTTCGCGCTCTGCGAACATCACTGCCTGCCGTTTTACGGCGTGGTCTATGTCGGCTATATCTCACATGAACATATTATCGGTCTTTCCAAACTCACGCGTCTGGTGCATCTTTTTTCGCGTCGTTTTGAGGTACAGGAACGAATCGGTCAGCAGATCGCCGACACCCTCAACCAACTTCTTCTTCCTCACGGCGTCGCTGTATACATTGAGGCGCATCACTTATGCGTCGAGATGCGCGGCGTTAAAGAAATCTCTTCCATTAGCCGCACGACGTTTTGGCGTGGAAATTATGATGGCGATCCGGCGCTGCGGGCGGAATTTCTGGCGGCATGCGGAAAGAAATAA
- a CDS encoding ISAs1 family transposase, translating to MNQHTTPIDNTHNELLHSITVRPVSQNDQANWDTLMRQHHYLVFRSLVGESIRYVAESQGQWLALIGWAAAALKCTVRDKWIGWPPFLKSQRLKLIANNSRFLILPQIHVPNLASRILSLNLKRLSQDWTKVYGHPIWFVETFVDPRFFKGVCYKAAGWIFLGHSTGFARSSQGYLLHNKPKMVFVRSLKAQVQKQLNNLNLTIQLRKETKPMKLSLKDAEFLDELLQQIPEHRMPRGVRHRKRSILAISICAIICNAWSFAAIAEWAKRCPQNMLKRLSCRYNAKTKRYEPPSEPTIRRFLQQVDAEAVDKVLSRWFQSVGDKSLPIAVDGKTLCGARQPDGKQVHLLAAFLHKQGIVLAQTQVDRKTNEIPMVPVLFDDLDIKDRVVTFDALHAQKETARYLVEDKKAEYIFTVKDNQKTIKQAIKELNLSSFPPSARNN from the coding sequence ATGAACCAGCATACAACACCAATCGATAACACACACAACGAACTACTTCATTCAATTACCGTTCGTCCTGTTTCACAAAACGACCAGGCAAATTGGGACACACTGATGCGCCAGCATCATTACCTTGTATTTCGTTCTCTCGTAGGAGAATCAATTCGCTACGTAGCGGAATCACAGGGACAATGGCTTGCCTTGATCGGCTGGGCTGCCGCAGCATTAAAATGTACCGTTCGCGATAAGTGGATTGGATGGCCGCCATTTTTAAAATCGCAACGACTGAAACTCATAGCAAACAACTCACGTTTCCTGATCCTTCCTCAGATACACGTACCAAACCTTGCCTCCCGTATTCTTTCTCTTAACCTTAAGCGCTTATCACAAGACTGGACTAAGGTCTATGGGCATCCAATCTGGTTTGTGGAGACCTTTGTCGATCCTCGTTTTTTTAAAGGCGTCTGCTATAAGGCCGCAGGATGGATTTTTTTAGGACATTCAACCGGTTTTGCCAGATCATCACAAGGCTATCTTCTGCACAATAAGCCAAAGATGGTCTTTGTTCGCTCATTGAAAGCACAAGTCCAAAAACAACTTAACAACCTTAATCTTACCATACAATTAAGAAAGGAGACAAAGCCTATGAAATTATCTTTAAAAGATGCGGAATTTCTTGACGAATTATTGCAGCAAATCCCTGAACATCGCATGCCCAGAGGCGTTCGCCACAGGAAACGTTCTATCCTGGCAATTTCTATCTGTGCTATCATCTGCAATGCCTGGAGCTTTGCCGCCATTGCAGAGTGGGCAAAGCGTTGTCCGCAAAATATGCTCAAACGTCTCTCCTGCCGTTACAATGCAAAAACGAAACGATACGAACCACCGAGTGAACCTACCATCAGGCGTTTCTTACAGCAGGTGGATGCAGAAGCAGTTGATAAAGTCCTCTCGCGTTGGTTTCAATCTGTAGGTGATAAAAGCCTGCCCATTGCGGTTGACGGGAAAACCCTTTGCGGTGCAAGACAGCCTGACGGCAAACAGGTACATTTGCTTGCCGCTTTTCTTCATAAACAGGGTATAGTTCTCGCACAAACTCAGGTAGACCGCAAAACAAACGAAATACCGATGGTTCCGGTATTGTTTGATGATTTAGACATAAAAGACCGTGTCGTTACTTTCGATGCCTTACATGCGCAAAAGGAAACCGCCCGTTATCTGGTAGAAGACAAAAAGGCAGAATATATATTCACGGTGAAAGATAATCAAAAAACCATAAAACAAGCCATCAAGGAACTGAATCTCAGTTCTTTTCCCCCCTCAGCACGAAACAATTGA
- a CDS encoding SDR family oxidoreductase: protein MSTLQNTKRAYLITGAANRIGRTLALNLAHQASVVVIHYRSSQSAAEELAKEIRDNGTTTFTIAANLESPAEAQNLLKRVWDIAGPIDVLINNASIFETGRLTEISMDDIQRNMMTNAFAPFLLSRSFARLNKDRASAVLPVIINFLDSRITGYDRQHVAYHLAKRALFALTKMMALEFAPNVRANAIAPGLILPPAGKDRAYLEQLKSANPLNSIGSADQITTAVRFLIDNEFVTGQVIYVDGGRHLIGNTYG, encoded by the coding sequence ATGTCGACATTGCAAAACACAAAACGAGCATATTTGATCACCGGTGCAGCCAATCGGATCGGCCGGACATTAGCACTAAATCTAGCTCATCAAGCCTCCGTCGTAGTCATTCATTATCGCTCGTCTCAATCCGCCGCTGAAGAATTGGCCAAAGAAATCCGCGACAACGGAACCACGACCTTTACAATTGCCGCAAACCTTGAATCCCCTGCTGAGGCGCAAAATCTGCTCAAGCGAGTATGGGATATAGCAGGTCCGATAGATGTGCTAATTAACAATGCCTCTATTTTTGAAACCGGCCGCCTTACTGAAATTTCAATGGACGACATCCAGCGTAACATGATGACCAATGCCTTCGCTCCGTTTCTGCTTTCCCGTTCGTTTGCCCGGTTGAACAAGGATCGTGCGTCGGCCGTGCTGCCGGTAATCATTAATTTTCTTGATTCACGTATTACCGGGTACGACCGTCAGCACGTCGCGTATCATCTGGCGAAGCGCGCACTCTTTGCGCTGACAAAAATGATGGCGCTAGAATTTGCCCCTAATGTCCGCGCCAACGCTATTGCGCCGGGTCTGATACTGCCGCCGGCCGGTAAAGATCGGGCTTATCTTGAGCAGCTTAAATCCGCCAATCCACTCAATAGCATCGGTAGTGCCGACCAGATCACGACTGCCGTCCGCTTTCTGATCGATAACGAATTTGTCACCGGCCAGGTCATTTATGTCGATGGCGGCAGACACCTTATTGGCAATACGTACGGATAA
- a CDS encoding DsrE/DsrF/DrsH-like family protein has protein sequence METDKKGLAIIFHSGSYDRIYHGFSIVLVALALGREVRCFFTYWALEYLIKGKSVFQLNEEGQTHRKLLEAHMRKGHIQEISELLTQSKAMGAKFYVCTNSMGLLNISRDELVNEVDKSMGLTTFLAETGQDQILFI, from the coding sequence ATGGAGACAGATAAGAAAGGTTTGGCGATCATATTTCATAGCGGTTCTTACGACCGCATTTATCACGGTTTTTCCATAGTCCTTGTAGCCCTGGCATTAGGCAGAGAGGTAAGGTGTTTTTTTACCTATTGGGCATTAGAATATCTGATAAAAGGAAAGTCTGTGTTCCAGCTTAATGAAGAGGGACAGACTCACAGGAAACTATTAGAAGCGCATATGAGAAAGGGCCATATTCAGGAAATATCTGAACTTTTAACTCAATCTAAGGCAATGGGTGCAAAGTTTTATGTGTGTACCAATTCTATGGGCTTGTTAAACATATCGCGGGATGAACTTGTAAATGAGGTTGATAAGAGTATGGGGTTAACCACATTTCTTGCAGAGACGGGTCAGGATCAAATCCTGTTTATTTAA
- the folB gene encoding dihydroneopterin aldolase, which produces MDREKLDKISITDLLLRCVIGLNDWERTQKQDVLINITLYADLSRPCKSDRIKDSIDYKEIKKQVITIVESSSFYLVERLADSIAQICLTHPVVKAVTIRVDKPGALRYAKSVSVEIFRMRNDD; this is translated from the coding sequence ATGGATAGAGAAAAGCTCGACAAAATTAGTATTACCGATCTGCTGCTTCGATGCGTTATCGGCCTAAACGACTGGGAACGCACGCAAAAACAGGATGTGCTAATCAACATTACTCTTTATGCCGATTTGAGTCGTCCCTGTAAAAGCGACCGCATCAAAGATTCCATTGACTACAAAGAAATTAAAAAACAGGTAATCACAATAGTGGAAAGCTCAAGTTTCTATCTCGTTGAGCGGCTGGCAGACAGCATCGCGCAGATTTGTCTTACACACCCGGTCGTCAAGGCCGTAACTATACGAGTTGATAAACCCGGTGCACTGCGATACGCAAAAAGCGTCAGTGTTGAAATTTTCAGGATGCGCAACGATGACTGA